In Bacteroidales bacterium, the sequence AAGGGTAGCTGCAATTGAGCTACCCCTAGATAACCTTTGGCTTAACTTTTGCCGTCGGTCGTTATTTGGCAACACAAAAATAATTATTCTATTTTACTTGCATATGTCTTAGAATGCTGAGCTCACTGCGTTCGGTTTGCTAGCTCGGTTCCATTGATTCAAATAAAACAAATTGATTGATATATAGATTAATACATTGTTTCTTACGTCGAGCTGACGTTAATTTAGAATAGTTTCTGAGTAAAGAACTAATATCGTCTAGATTGTTACCAATCTAAACGATATTGCACCTTTTAACCTAAAACCTAACTCTTGAATCAAACTGAAACTCTCAGTTTTTAACCTGCTGACTTGAAAATCAAAGTCATTATATATTTTCTAATACTTAATTTTGTTCAACTTTTATGTTGTTATTTTAATAATATTTTCTTGATTATTTAACATCGATAAAAATTGATCTGTTGGGATAACTGCTCCTCCCGAACGATATTTATTATACTCAAGTGTAAATTTAATCCCCTTTCCATTAATTGATATGGCTTTAGGGCCAAAATTGCTAACTTTTATTTCGTATTTAAATGTAAGGGGATAACACATATAATCAATTGAGGTAAATAGACCATTCAGGGAATTTGGAATAACTGGATCTATTATTGTGTTTCCAAATTCGGTTCGTAGGCCAAGTAAACGGGAAATAATTATGCCAATATAAATACCTGGCCCACTGGAGTAAACTCTCCATCCACCTCTTAGAGTTAAGCTTCCTGTTTTAATTTCATCGTAATGTTCATCGGCCTCGTAACGGTTTTTGAAAGCAACATCAGAGCTGCTATAATAACAATTTGATTGGCGGATATCCCCACAGGTTACAATATCTCTGTATGCAACAGGATTTGTCTGGCGTAATGCTTTTACAAAATCATCGGCTTTGCCCATAATCGCTAGTGATTCAGCGTATCGAATATGTTCATGTACATACATTAGACCTATTTCACGACCAAAGAATGTACTACTTTCTGCTCTCTGAAAGATTGTTTGGATGCCCCCTTTGTATTTAAGAGGACGATCCATCAATCTAGCACCATCAGGGCCTTTTAAATGTTGCTCAATGATTTCTTGATGTTGAAGTGCTTGCTCTTTTGTAAATATTTCGCTTATAATACCACGATCCATTGGCAGTATGCTGTAGTGTATGCTGGTTTTGGTATCACTTGGGTGGAGCAGCACGCTGATACTTCGATCTTCTTCAACAAGGCCATAACCCGCTACAACACCATCCTTTATTAAGTGTTTGTTAAAATCTGATTTAATCCTTTCACAAATATTTTGTAGGTCTGTTGCCTTTTTAGTATTTCCAACCAGTTCATATACCCTTTGATACTGAGTGAAGGCTTGATAGTTCATTTCAACTGTCCAACTCGAAATCATGCGTTGCGCTAACTCTTTGCTAACAGGTTGAAGAGAATCGTTCCAGTCGCCACCGCCAAAGGGAACAAACGCAGTATCAGGAATAAATGAGTTGATTATCATCCGAATAAGTCTGTCTACATGTTCACTAATTGGTTTTTTCTCGACTTCAGTGTTATTTTTTTCCTGATAGAAGGGCAAAACTTCATCTAGAATTGTAAGATCTCCAGTTACTTTGATATAGTTGCTAAGCGCAATAATCACCCAATAAACTACATCACCATGAGAATCACCTGCTCGAATATTCGAGTAGCTATCGAACATCCACCATTGTGGCCATCCGCCATTTGTATTCTGATTGGAGAATATAATTTGCAGTACTTGTTTGGCAGAATCATACTTTTCCATGCACAGTAGTAGGTCAAATGGCCCCTGAGATACATCGCGTGTTCCCCATGCAGCTCCACCAAATTGTTCTAACCCATGCGGTGTTAGAAAATGGGTGATTGCATTCATTCCAAGCCATGGCAAAATTTCCTGAATAGCCGCTAAATCTGTACTATCACTTTTAAGGGAAAGGTTTAAACATAGATCTTTCCAGTTCGATTGAGCATCAAGGCAATCAGCTGCAAATTGTTTGTTGATATCTTTAATCTTGTCAGATTTGGATGGACTACAAACCTCCCCAATAAAACTCATGCAAAACTCAGCCGTTTCATCAACATCGAGAACGAAAAATGGGTCACCATGATTTTGGCTATTGGTATAGAGAGTTTCGGCTCCACAAGCATTATACCCAAAATTACTGTTCACGATGATTCGGAATTGTGCATGTGGAAATTTGCTAGCAATCAGACTATCTATTTTTGGTTTGAAAACCAAGTCATTAGAAACTTTTGTCCAACCATTACTTTCATCGAAATGATGCGTAACAAGCAATTTAACATTTTTCCCGCTAATGACTTTGAAATCGAGGTTGATTCGTGGAGATGTTTTAGATGTCCATGTACGAACCTGAAAGCAGTAATTGCGATATTTATAAATCCAACGGCAATGGTTAAGGCCGATCTCAAAAGCAGATGGTATGCCAAGTAAGTATTTACTACCCTCAATCTCAACAAAAATTCTTTGACCTGTTTCAGGCGATTGGTTAAACTGACTAGTGCAGACGGATAGGAAGATATTGAAATTGGTGTTGCCCTGCGTCAGATGAGAATTAAAAACACCAAAGGCGAACGATGTTGTAGATACAATGTTTTCATCGGGAATATACCCTGCTTTGGCTTGCATAATGTGTCCATGTGGGCGGTCGGACATTAATTCTTTGACACGCAACATCACATGGTTATTTGTACCATAAAAGAATGATAATAGCTTTCCGTTTTCTATTTCACTATGTCGTCTATCGTTATCAAAAAAGAGTTTGAGATCTTCGTCATCTAAATCATCAACAGGTAGGAGTGGAGAGGTATTGAAAATATTTTTATTGGGAGCTTGTAATTCAATCGAATTTTGATTAGGAATTTCTGCATTGAACTCCTGCATCAGATTTGGTATTTGCTTTAAATCCAATTCTGATGTTGCGTTAGGATGATTTTGTAAATAGGAACCCACAAAAGCACTCTTATGTTTATTGCCAACAAGCAGTTTAAAAGGCTTTTCCTGAATGGCAACTATTGAAGATTCACCAGAATATTCGCCTCCCAGTCTATCCGCAAGTAGACCTTCTGGGATTCCCTTTTCACGGAATGATTTGCCAAGAAACTGCATTCCATCTGTACTTGCAGAGTTTGCCATGATTTTAGAAGCAACCATTAGCCAAGGATTACCAACCGATTCCTTTGTATTCTGCCGACAACAAACTACTGAACCATACTGATAATCTTCAAGAATAAGTCGTTCAAGATACTGGCTAACATAGTATTCGTTGACTAAACCGCCTGATATTTGCTTTAGCCCAACATCTTGTACATAAATTATGTCAAGTTCAACATTGCCTGCTGAGATATTTGTAATTTCAATACTCCATTGCCAGCTTAAACTTTTCTGCGAAAATTGAAGAATACAAGTATAATCAAGGCCATCCCAGTTGCCTTTGGCAATAAAAGCATTTTGTTTAATCTGGAAATGACTATTGCTTTCTGGGCCTAATAGGGCTTTAAATTCAAAGGGATTTGTCCTTTTCCTAAGGTAAAGGTTTGCTCCCGATTTGGAATATGGGGTTGCAGATTTAAGGCTTATTCTGATAGGATCAACCTCAATATGCTGAATTGATCCGTTTTCTAAGAAATCGAATGAAAGACCGAGGGCATTTTTGACATTCAGTTTTTTAGATATCGACATCTTTATTTGGTTCTAACATTAATATTGTTGTTTAGTTGGAAGTCGGAAGACGGAAGTCCGAAGATGGAAGTTTGACAAAATGAATCTATTCATTTCTTAAGTATAAATTTATCAGATAATTATTGTTTCTAAATGTTTCTTAAAATTATACTCTTCTGACTTCCATCTTCCAACTTCCGTCTTCGGACAGACTTTAACGCAAACCTGTTAATTCGAGATAATAGCGTTTATTTTAACACTAATAATCATTTCACTTCTATGTTTATGGCTATAAATGAATGCAATCCGCTTATCATCTGCTACCATTTGAACATCTACTCCAGCAATTGTTGCAGACTTTATTTTTTTCACCTGTTTGCCTTCAAAAACAATTTCCCCAGCCAAATCACGATCGCCATACAGGGTAATTTCTAGTTGATCATTCAACTGCTTAACATTTAGAATATCTGAAGTGCTGTGTAAAATCCTTAACCCATCTGAAATGGGGAGACATATTGGGCTTAAAACGCTATACAGAGCAGGCCACAAAATCTCACCTTTTAGGTAAGGGATTGTTATTGATTCGCTACTTTCAGGATGAGTATAGGTTACATTGCCTGTGTGCTCTTCGTTGTAGTAATTTCCAACAAAAAGCATTGCTGAATGTGCACTTGTGAAACGTTCCCTAACGTTGATATGATAATTGTTGCTACTTCCTTGTCTTAATTTTGCTGCTGATTTATTCAGGATTGCTTCGTAAACTGGTTTTTGCCCTTCGGTATCAAATCCGATCCAAGTACCAAGGTGAATTAATGAACCTTTTCCAAGAGGCTTCGAGAAGCCACAAATATCGCCATTAATGGTGCGAGCAATAATTTCTGCTCCAGAAAGTGATTTTTCATCATATACAACTTGTGGATTAGCACATTTGATATCTTTCAAATTATATATATCAATCAACGGAGAATCAATTGTTACGGTTCTTGATGGGGTAATTGAAAGGGCATCGCGAATTATGGTACATGGTTTTTGCGACATTTCCCGATCAGGTAGATATGGGAAAATAAACGTATTACCACTGGCTTTAGTATAGTCAACAATGGTTTGCTGTTCCCTTGCATTCATCTCATCGGTACAGAATGCCCAAACTTGCTTGTATTTAAGCAGAGAATCAACGGTAGCCTTATTCAAATCCACCATATCATAGTCGATATTAAGAACCTGAAGAACTTTAAGCAATCCATCGAAATAGGCAGGTCTACGGATGGCAGAATATGAGAATGTAAGTTCACATTCACTTCCAACAGGCCTCTCAAGTTCAGTTGAATAGTATGGAGGATAAAAAAGAACGCAGACTTCAGCCTTGCGCTTTGCTTCAACAATAAGGCTTTCGGAGGTATTTATAATTTTGTTCATCCGTTTAACCAGTGGAAAAGCACTGGTCTGCTCACCTTCCGGGGTGAGCGGATTGAACCAGTAGAATGTTTCTCCTGAATAGCCTTTGTGCCTTGGATTACGACCCTGCGAAAACATGTAGTAGTTCCAACCAACCAAACCATTGGCAACACTTGCTTTGTAGAAGAGCTCCATTTCACGAGGATTTGTCTCCACGTGATGTTCGCGTGAGCCACATTGGAATTCGGCAGCAAACAGTGGTTTATTGCCCTGCATGGCAAGGGTAATATCATTTATAATCCGATCGTCATGTAGGTTACGATACGAAACGAATTCAGGGATATGATCAACACCAAATATTATCTCACTCTTATCTTCGAAAAGATCTTCGTACATGGTGATATTCACTGGGAATTCATAACCATTTCCATAAATCCAACCAGGAAGATTGTGATACAAAGGAAGGGTTACGCCTCTTTCCCTTGCCCACTTGGTCAACATTCTTAAATAATCACCATAATAGGTTCTCCAGAAAAGGTGCCATTCGTAATCACGAGCACGGTCGGGTTTCGAGGTATATGCATTCCTCCCATCGGGCGGAAGTTCAACGGATGTGAAATCCTTAAAGTTGGTATCCCACAATCTATTCACTTCTGAAATGCTAGAAAATTTTTGCGATAGGTACGAAATGAATCGATCTTTTACCTCTTCACAGTAGTCAGCCTGATGCGCCAGCCATGAGAAAACGCCTATTTCATTGCAAATTTGCATCATGATAATTGGGCCACCATTGGATATTTGGCGTTTGCTGATGAAAGGCATAATCTGATCATACCACAGGGCGACCTTTTCCAGATATATTTTGTTGAAAAGGCTAACCCCGTCACTTGCAACGATTCCGCCTTTGCTGTTGTGCATTTTAACCTCGTTGTAATACTGATCCATAAACCAATCGGGCAATCCAGCACCACGATATTCTGCCAGAATAAATGGCCCTGGTTTAACGATGCAATTCAGCCCATGAGCCTGACATCGTTGTAACCAACCTTGGAGATCTCTTTCTGGGCATGATGACCCGTCAAAATCAAAAACTTTTTCTTCGTATTCGTGCCACGCCCAAGGAACATAGGTGCTAACGGTGGTCAAACCAGCCTCTTTGGCTGCATCCAAGTGCTTATCCCACAGTTCACGCTTTATTCTGAAATAATGTATCTCTCCCGAATTGAGAAATACCTTTTTGTTACTGAGATAAAAGCTATCGTTTTTGATACTAAAAGTCATTCTATTTTTAATTTCTCGTTAAACTATTGATGGTTCAATTTCACTATTTTCTCCATTAGAACGTTCCGAATTCCTTTGCTTGAGAAGTTCCTTAATTTCATGTGATCGTTTTTCGGTAAGAGAATACTTGAGCACAAAGAAAATAGATACTAAACTCAATAAGAATGGCAGCCCGATCTCTACAATACGCATCATCAGAAGAGTATAGGGAGTCTGCTGTGTTAATGGCATAATTTCTTTTTCGATGATTCCAAGATCTTTGTCTAATGAAGCCAATGAGGAAGTGGTCTGGATATCGGCAATTCGATCTCTAACACCAGTAATCTCTTGCATGATAAGATTATAGTGCTTATCTGTCTCTTCTTTTTTAATTAATTTGGATTCCAGTGATTTGGAATTCAAGTGCGAAATGAGTTCAAATGAATTCATCTTGGCCTTCTCAAATTTCGTTTGAAGTGTGAGTGATACTGCTTCATTTGAAAGTCGAATAACGGCGGAATCAGAAGGCTGAGATCCTAGCGTTTCTAGTTGTGACTGGATGTGTTCAAGCCCAAAGACTGTAGACTTTGTGATAGTTAGCGCATTCTGTAACGCTGATTTCCTGTCGATTTGATATTTGGCAATATTTTGATTTGATTCGTTTTCCTTCTTAATAGATTCTTTTTCAAGGAAATTCACATATATTTTTGATTCATCTAGCGCATCAGCACACTGCTTTTTGGTAGTTTCAAGCAGAGATGCAGTTGTTCCCTTAAAACCATGATCGCCATTCCAGATTTGAACTTTACTCCGAAGTTCTCTGATATTACCCTGCAAACTATCGACTTTTGTAACCTGTGCTTCGTCAAACATGGTGAAAACGATGAGCGCACCTGCAACAAAACTGGCTAGTGCGGTTCCCATCTTTATAAACCACCAGAATATTGCATAATAGCTTCCCTCGGAGCGTTTGCCTGTGTTTAGTTCGTCTTCATCACAGATATCGCCTACCATCGAAGAGCCAAGGGTAAAGAAGAACAGCATACCTGCCGATAGTAAAACTGTAGGTATTACAATTAAGTAAGGATAGTGCGGATTGTAACAAACTATTTTGGAAAGTTGAGCTAGGCTCATAAGAACCATGGCAATAATAAGGGTATTCCGCTTACCCAATTTAGGACTTATCCAATTGAGAGGGAATACAGCAAGAACTCCTGTAATAGCCCATACTGTTCCATTGATTCCAAGCATTGTTGCCCCAGCAACTTTATCGCCACCAAAAACATAAAAGATTGGTATATATGAGCCAAGTAGTTGCACGAAGTTGAAGCCCATTGCAAGTGTGAAAACTGTCAATGTTAGCATTACGAAGTTTCTATTGGAAACTACTAACTTCATATCTTTCCAGAAGTGCGTTTTTTCCTGTTTCGAAACTTTTTGAAATCCCGGCTCGCGTAATTTGAAAAACCACCAGAAAGAGAGTGGAATAAGAATAGCTGCTATCATCAGGGATACGTAACGCATTCCATCGGCCTCATTTCCTCCAGGTCCTTTGAAAACCTCCATTGTGGCAATGGCGAAAAGCCAAGGTGTGCTCATGGCAAACAGATTTCCAACAAAACTTTTTGCGCTGAATAGGCGTGTTCGAGCATGGTAATCGGTAGTCATCTCCATTCCAAGGGCTCCATGAGGAATCTCGAAGATATTTACAGCAGTGAAAAATAGAAGAAGTGTAAAAAGAATATAGACTAATTGAAATGCATGGTAGCTCGACTCAGTTGGGAACCATGCTTGCACCATTTCGCCTTTAGGAATCCACCACATTATCACAAAAGTGATTGAGACCAGAATTCCACCTACAAGCAAATAGGGGCGACGCCGTCCCCAGCGGGTTCTTGTGTTATCTGAAATATGACCAATGATAGGGTCGGAGAGGGCATCCCATATTCGAGGGATAATCAGGATGAATCCTAACCAAAAAGCACTCAAACCAAGGCTTATATTGCCCATCAATCCTACAAGTATTCCAGCTACATTGAAAAGTGCTATTGGAATAATACCTCCGGCACCATAGGCCGCTAGCTGCGTAAAGGGTATATATCCTTCTGCTCTTATGTTTTGATTCGAACTATTTTTCGGCTCTTTCATTATGGTACTCTTGAATTAGAATAATCTTATAAAATACTGATTAATAATAAATAACAACCTCTGCTGGTAGTTCTTTCACTGAAATTTCTTTTTCATTAAAATCCTTAATTTCTTTTCCATTTACGGTCACTCTTTTAGGAAATTTTGACCTATTAAAGTTTTTTATCTTCATACCATTAGCCGGAAGTTCTACATTGCCTGATATTGAAAAACGGTATTTATCGATATCCTTCTTAATTGAATATGAAATCTCTCCGTAATATGTTGGTAGATTCTGAACAGACATTCCTATAGGAGCATCAATCCAATCCTGATAAAGTGCTGAGCCCAAAACAAGCGATTGATCGTACTCGTTTTCATAAACAAACATGGATCGTATTGCATTGATAAAATCACTGCCAACCCAAGTGTGAGGCATATCGCCAATGTAACCCGGATAGCGATAATCTTTCCACACAACCTCAGCCCAGTGATTCCATCCTTGCGGGCGCTGATCGTTCAGGAAAAAATCAATTAATTCATGCGCTCTTTCAGGTTGGTCAAGCATAATGAATGAGCCAATCAATCGGTTTTCATAAGGTGTGTAGTTAATCCAATCTACTTTACCATCTCTCCTGTTTTTGAAAAACTCGAAGTATTTATCAAAGGTGTTGTAAACATGAGGTTTTGGTAGATTTTTCAGCTCGTTACAAGGAGTTAAAGCGATAGTTGTTGATGTTGCATCAAAATCACCAAGTTCAACACAACCGGGGATATAGTTGATTTTCCTTAGTTTCATTGCGAGTTGCAATGAACTATAAAGATTTTCACTAAACGTATCACGGATCTTCTTTAGCCTTTCATAGTTTGATGTTTCTCCAAGAATTCTTTGAATTTCGGTGGCATCTTTCAGCCCTTTCATAGTAAAGAAATCATCCCAGTAGGAGTGCATGGGTTTGGCGGAATAGCCCTCGTGGCTTATTGATTCGGGCATTAGACCGTAAAATGCGTGCAGACTATCGTTTCCGTTTTTATAGTTATCTGTGGATCTCTGGGCAATCATCGATTCGATGTAATCAACTGCCTTAAGAACACTGCTGTTTTTTGATTTGAGAAAAGCCGTATCATGCGTAAAATTGAAATATTCGCGGATCAGATAGATCATTTCCCCATGGCTATCGTTTTCGGGAACTGGGTCGGGTCCTCGGTGATCAACAACGCAAGGGACTTTCCCATTTTCATATTGATTGGTTGTGTACCAGTCAATAAAATCTTTGACTTCGGTTACAATACCTGATTTTAAAAGTGCCGATGAAGTTAAAGCACCATCGCGAATCCAACTTCTTTCGTACGAACGTGAACCGGGCTGTATTCCTACTATATCCCTGTTAACTAATATATAAGCAAGGTTTGATTTGTACGTATTAACAATTCTATTTGCAGATTCTGGCAAATTAAATCTGATATGCTCAACCTTTGATTTCCAAAATTCGGATGACTTGGTAAATTCATCTGCAACGTTGATATTTTCTAGTTTTTCATCAGATGAATTTTTGCCATAGAAAGGAACAACAACGTAGAATCCAGTAGATTCTCCCGGATTCAGGTGTAATGAGTATTTTATCACACCATTTGCAAGGCTGCTTCGATCAATTGCTGATTTATTTAGAGGCATTTTCCCTTTGCGAATAAAATCAACAATATTTCCTTCATCAAAAGCACATGCACCAAACGAATCATACTTTTTCTGAGGCAGTATAACCTTTTCATCTACTGATATGAAATTACCCTCTTCTTTGATTGATTTTATTTTTCCAACACCTCCTGCTAGATTTAGAAATTGGTAGTACGGATTAACCTGATAAGGTCTTATTAACAAGTAGAACTCAAGATCTTTGGGCTGGTTGGAGAGATTCTTGAACGAGTAACGAATATCCAATTTTGAATTCTTATTTGCCTCTCCAGTTGCTGTAATCCCAGTTACAAACTTAAGATCGTTACAGTTCCAAGTTACTGATGGTATAAAATTGAAATCACGCTTATCTTCTGAATTACCAAGTGATTGAATCGTTTTAACATTGCTCCAGTTGTAAAGTGAATCACCCATTTTTATCATCGGCTCAATTGAAAAAAGGACTTTATCGACTTCAACCATTCCATCCTCATTGATCAGTGCTTCTTTTACATCGTTATTTACGCCAGTAATAGTCCAATATGAGGCTTGTTCTGAAAAGTATCGTGGGTAATTACCGGCAAGAGAGTTTTTGGATGTGTAAATTAGAAAATCGTTTTTTGTAAGCGAACTATTAACATCAAGGAACTTAATTTCATTTACACCAAACCCTTTATCTGAATTGCTTTCATTAAGTTTAATTTTAATGAGATTTGCTTCAGTTTCGGGTAACCTTATAAAACTCTTTTCGCTTTGATTTGATTTAACGGAATACGCATTCTCCCAATTTTTGCCATCTTCTGAGAGCAAAATATCGAAGGTTCTTGGGGTTAATTCCTTTTGCCAATTGATTTGTAATCCGCCAAATTCACGTCGGGTTCTGAAATCGACTAAAAGGTACTCATTCTTATTTTCTTTGCTTTGCCAATATGTTTTACCCGAATTATCGCTTATGAGGTTTGCGGAATAGCCCTTTAATTCTGATGATGCAGATATTTGCGGTTGAGGATAATTGTTGATTTCGGGCTTAAGGGGCTCGAACTTAAGATCGTCAATCCAAATTGTTCCTTTGCCACCAACAAACGAAGAGATGGTTAACTCAATCCTATCGATCCGATTTAAATTCTTATCATTTGTTGGCCCCCAAGCAAAAGAAATATGCCTTTTTTTGATGCGAATCTTTTTCCATTCTTTTGGAAAATCGTAGTTTCGGTTGATAACCCAC encodes:
- a CDS encoding MFS transporter, with protein sequence MKEPKNSSNQNIRAEGYIPFTQLAAYGAGGIIPIALFNVAGILVGLMGNISLGLSAFWLGFILIIPRIWDALSDPIIGHISDNTRTRWGRRRPYLLVGGILVSITFVIMWWIPKGEMVQAWFPTESSYHAFQLVYILFTLLLFFTAVNIFEIPHGALGMEMTTDYHARTRLFSAKSFVGNLFAMSTPWLFAIATMEVFKGPGGNEADGMRYVSLMIAAILIPLSFWWFFKLREPGFQKVSKQEKTHFWKDMKLVVSNRNFVMLTLTVFTLAMGFNFVQLLGSYIPIFYVFGGDKVAGATMLGINGTVWAITGVLAVFPLNWISPKLGKRNTLIIAMVLMSLAQLSKIVCYNPHYPYLIVIPTVLLSAGMLFFFTLGSSMVGDICDEDELNTGKRSEGSYYAIFWWFIKMGTALASFVAGALIVFTMFDEAQVTKVDSLQGNIRELRSKVQIWNGDHGFKGTTASLLETTKKQCADALDESKIYVNFLEKESIKKENESNQNIAKYQIDRKSALQNALTITKSTVFGLEHIQSQLETLGSQPSDSAVIRLSNEAVSLTLQTKFEKAKMNSFELISHLNSKSLESKLIKKEETDKHYNLIMQEITGVRDRIADIQTTSSLASLDKDLGIIEKEIMPLTQQTPYTLLMMRIVEIGLPFLLSLVSIFFVLKYSLTEKRSHEIKELLKQRNSERSNGENSEIEPSIV